Sequence from the Prunus persica cultivar Lovell chromosome G5, Prunus_persica_NCBIv2, whole genome shotgun sequence genome:
TTGTTATTATTTCCCAACTAAACTTGTGTAATATGCTTTTTAGCATGTTATATCAGGAATAATAACGAGTTGGTGGATAAAGAATTTCATGTGCAGTGTGCGGCTATATGTCTCTGGAGTATGCCTGCTATGGGCGGgatattttctgaaaaatctCATGTATATAGCTTTGGGGTCTTGCTATTGAAGATTATTGGTGGCAGGAAAAATACCAGCTTCTATTACCATGACCAACAGCTCCTATATTTACTTTCCAAAACTGTCTTTGATCCTCTACCACAGTATGACAATATTTGCTCCGCAAACGAAGCTACCATAACACTGCTTAAAGGACGATAAGCGATACACCGGTCTGCAAgtaaaaaccatttttcattgaACCCGTTGACATATAAGTTTTCCCTTTGGTATAGAAATCaacccttatttatttatttattgggaTAGTGAATGAAGGTTTTCTCTTCATGGGAAACTTTGTTAAAATgcactaaaaacaaaaacacattaTAAGACTGGAGTTAGTATAACATCCCGTTAATGTCCTGATCCCgttaaaggaaaaaagtttTGGGTTCAACTGCACTTGCCTTGTTATTTTTCGACAAATTGTGAacataaacccaaaaacataATGTGTTGGGTATAAATAGGTCCAATATGTTGGTTCACATGGACATTGATTTTTCAATGGACCCACAAACCCAAGTCCACtaattaaacaaatgaaattacCAAACCAAACAAGCCAGTGATTCTCAGACTAGAATGAACCTGGTCAACTCGCTTATGAAAATGACccattggttttttttccccctcacTCAGACAGGGATTTTTCAACTTCTACAGCTTGTTTGTATTAGGTACCAGgatgcaatttaatttaaccTGTAATACAATACGATTAAGGTTGCTTGTCCAAATTTGTtgagaaaacaaatatttcttcagtggttgaaactttcaaaaaaaaattgtcatcTTTGTTGTGTTTTCTAATGACTTTGTATCCCCTGTACTACCTTTCTCATTTATGTGATCTTGTTTGGATCTCCATCTTCCTCTGCTACTAATGGCAGTTGTGTCTCCTTATAGATAtgttcaaatataatttttacacATTACCCTATGTTAACAAAGTTCAGCTCATTCTTTgttcccaaagaaaaaaaatatacacaaGTACTTGAACTCATTCTGAGTCCTAGCTAACAATTTTGCAATTTCCATGAAATTTTGGAATAGGAGGTTTAGATTGTAAACATGGGAGAGGGAACTGAAGTTCAAGTTTTCTGAACTTGATCACAAAATAACTATACAGACATGTTCGCACATTCCCATTCTTTTTAATCTTTGATCCTTGCATACGTTGTATTGATGATGTCTTTGTATTGGTGAAGATGGAACAGCTTCAGAACCATTGGTAAGAACCTCTTTCGGATATCTGAGTTATAGATCATTAGTGGCACGAGCACAAAAAGACTAGTAGCGCCGAAAGCAAAAGGGTTGTAGCCAGTGTAGATGAGGAAATAGAATTTGCATAAGCAGAGTTGGGCAGGGTTGGATATATATCAGGAAGGGGCATCTTGCACTCATCGCCATTAAAGTAAAGTTTGAAAGGAAATGCCCAACCTTGGTCTAATGCGAATGCTTTCATGTCCTTTCCAAGAAGCAACTCTGTCTGGACATATCCCTCAGGCCCAACTTCCATTAGTAGGTCACTATGATTTTGTATGCCGTAAAACATGCCGGTGTCGTCTGCATATTCACACAGATCCACACAGTATGTTAGATCTTGACATGTACATCACATATTTATATTGTGTGATATGAATGAAGCATCTTTCTTTATGGTTCCATTGTAGACTGAGACTTACTTATTGAGCCGTAGTGAATGAGTGGCTTGTAGACAAAGCTAGAGACATTAGCTAATTTATTGAAGTTCGGATGCTGAGCAACAAGAGTCCATTGTGTATAATTCATCAGGTAGTTGAAGTTGGTGATGGTAATCTTCACACGCCAATACTCCCGATAGTTAGCCTTCACATGCCAATGCACTCGGATCGGGCACCTGTGATCTGTGCATTGTAACATTGATGCATCTTCCTTAGCTAAGGCTTTTTTATTCAGCACCCTTGAGTCCTTGGGGTCATTTCTGCATTATGTTCCAGTGTTAGGGAGAGAAGACATTAACATGGAAAAGTTCAATTATTGGATGGGAAAGGCTCATTGCATGACCTTTCGCTTCAGTCGAACTGAAAAAATGGTAAGTTTTGTGTACGGGCTACTTACATGCAATTATTGTTCACATCCTTACAACCACAAGCACAAGATGGACAAGGAGTAATCATGGGGTTGTAGAAAGATGACAGAGAGACACAACATGTTGGATTTTCAGAGACGAGCAATTGCGAGTAAGTGCAATCCAAAGTCCATGTCActgccaaaaaagaaagcacaaaaattatacaagaCAACTAGATGGAAGAACTTCAAAGCTAATTGTAGAAACTGTAAGAAAACACAGCATGCCTACTAGATTGCTAGCTATTAGCAAACTTTAGTGCTTGTAAAAACTGTAattaagaaacagaatgtgACACCAGGCATATTTTGTTGAAACACGGAAGAAGTAAACTTACTCATTGCTTGAGTCGTACGGCGGCCATCAGGCGAGAAGGAAACTGAGGGTGGTACAATGGTTGCAGCACTGCAAGTGTAGCCTGGTCCAGGaccaagcaaataaaaattcttTGGTGGTGTTACTGTTTTATTTGAAGTACCTGAATGGCCAACACTCAGCTGAAATGCTGAGACTGCAGCTGAGGGGTCCTGTCCCCATGATGCCATAACACCACTTTTGCAGCAATCTGAAAATCTTTGGTTCATCGGAACCCCAGGAAGCAAGTCAACAACTGTGGGAGTTTTCTTGCAGCTGTGTGGAATATTTGCTTTGAACTTGGAGCAGTCTCCTTGAGCAGTGGCTTGAGCTCCCACCATTGACCATATCACTTCCTTCTTAGCCCATGTCCAGCCTAAGGTCCATCCGGGGCTCTTGATGTGCCGGTACATTTGGTTGTTGATTATTGTTACTGCTGCCTGgatcatatatattatcatgGTAAGTAAGTATGTATTTGAACTGAGCTTTTAGTTGTTGAACTTATTATTAGAATTGATtatcaatgaaaatgaaaacaaagtgaTACAAGTTGTGGTGGCACTCACCACATAGCCATCAGGAGTCCAAGACAGAACATCCCATTTGATATTTATCCTCCCATTTGGATCAAACGAATCATAAGCCACTAAAAACCATGAGGGAAGGAGGAATTGGCAAAGTTAGAATAAGCAGCAATGAGGTTTAATTAAGGAACCAAACCATACTCCTAATCCTAAACATAGttctaattattaattagaagCTCACCTGCATGAGAAACTATTGTCAAGAACATGACAGATACCAAAAATGCGCTACTTATACATTTGCTAATAATCTCCATTGTTCAAGTTTCAGTAAGCAGCTGGGGATTCTTGAGAACTTATGCAGTTCAATTGTCCAAAGGGCCAGTATTTATAAGCAACTAGGCTCCCAAACCAAAAAGTATTATCTACCCTCATGCTAAGCTACTTGTTCGACTATGGTTTTCCAGATGTCATGTTCTCAGCTACTTGACTAGGACAAAAGTATTGATcacaatttcatatatgtgtAATGTTGCGTATGCAGCATGTCACAGATGAACCAAACCAGTTTCCATGTTCAAGCGAAATTGGATAGCTATTTAAAAATTGTTAAAAGGGCATGAATGAACAATTTGCAGCAATCTTGATCATGCCGGCGGGATGGACACAGAATGATGAGGTGATCTCCCAATTTCTGCAGTGACTCTAACCAATAAACTTGAGGCTGACTATATATTCAGATAATAAATAAGTGATAAATGGATATAAGTATAGGAAATATAACCGAGTCAACTAATTTCCTATATGTGTTTCAAGAATGAAAAGTCAAGTTCATGGCTTACATCACAAAAATTCACTGTTGGTTTGGCATCTTGCCCTTGTCATTTGTTCTCTCTTGACATGGTAGGATCTACAGAATGACTGGCAGCAGGAATTCATTAAGCCTGGAGTTGAGATTCTTAGGACCCCAAGACTTTCACTTGTGGGATATAAAAAATGACCATATTTGAGAAACACCACCATAGCTGCCAATGCACCATTtggaaaatcacttatcaatGCCAAAGCATTAGATTGCACCAGTTTCTCCATGGTAAGTTGCGTTTACTTAGAAACATTGATGTCCTTTGCCAAAAAGACATGTCTGCCATCAAATCTGCAGAAAGGATCATTGTGAATTCATATAATTAAAAGATtcagtaaaagaaaaatgattcaTTTGTTGGGCTGAGCCTTTCATCAGTGTCTCTCTGCCACCCAGGACCAGGACCTTTGAACTAGAATAAGAACCCAATAGATTTCATTTGTTGGTAGGGGTGGGCTGGGTTGGGATACAAGGCTCAGGACTAAAATATGGGCCTTCATGGTTGGGCATATGCTCTTCTCAACTTGTGGTAAGGTCCAATATGATTGTTAAGCAAAATTGcccagtttttatttattatttattaatataatcGAAATTAAAGACGGATAATtattcttaaccacttgagctacaagcgTAAATGTTGAAGTATAATGGCTAAAAAACAGATTGATGGTATCTACTGTAAGTATACTTGCAGACACCAATGATTAATCAAaagtggattttaatttttactggAGTATAttctcatttgtttgaaaGCAAACTGCAATCATGCAAAGTCACAGAGTTTACAAGGtaacaataattaatttaattaatccTAGTAATATTTGACAGAAAAGAAAGGGGTGTATTGGTTGGCACTGGCAGGCAGTGGTATGTCGGTGGTATCTTCTGTTTAGCACCATCCTTCCTTCCTTTTCAACTACAGATCATGTTCACGTTATGCTGTGTTTTTTAAATGGGAAATAGCCCTAAATGACacccatttcataattttaattaaaaataccatcccttcccaatttttgtacaactatcacctataaatataaaattattgtccacttattgctgatttttcacaagttcagaaattttggagagaagaagctcacacagctctctctctctctctctctctctggcacagctctctttctctttggtatCTGTGTATCACagctctctgtgtctctcttggctctctctatcttggctctctcactcttggctctctcgctcttggctctctctctcttggctctctcgctcgctctctctctctagcacaactctgtttctctgtttctcataGCGCAGCTGTCTCTCTCAAGCTCCGTTATGTCCCTTTCTCCCCTATTCGATCTCTTGCTCTCTGTTTGGAATCGCGAACCCCTCCCTTTAGCTATGTCTTCTGAATAGCTGCTTGCAAGCTTGAAGCTCTAGTGGATTGCCGACCTCGAAAAGGTAGTgttgatggttattttcttaatatcagtattatgtgaaatgggttatagtttgattgtttgggtttgtgttaaattcgttttgggtttaatttatttgggttaggttttgttgaatattcatgctcattcatctgggtttgtaccaattgcatttagattggtctggatatgtgaatcttgaaacttgggattttCTATTTGATGTAGTAGATCTGTATAGTGTGATTCTGTTGTGTTCCTCTTATTTTACAGtcgtattgctgttatattgccattatattgcctatatattgctgttatattgtggttatattgcctatatattgctgttatattgtggttatattgcgtatatattgtggttatattgtggttatattgctattgtattgtatggttattgtggttatattgtgtgaatgaaatgttgttttgtcatggtcagaaatggagacaattgttattctcgtgtgctacaatggaaaatgggtcACCTCGAAGAAGATGTGCAAATACGAAGGGGGTGACTCAAAAGGCTTAATAGTTCCACGTACCATCAAATTTGCTGAACTGTTGGACCGCGTGCATCAGATTGGTAATACAAACAGCAGGGAAGACaaggtttgcttaaaattctcagttttggtggcctcgaatgagtggaagcacataaagattgaggacgatgatgatgtcaatttttttatgaagtacaATTCCGAGGTAACACCTTCAAAACTAGCTCCCTTACTCGTGAGTATAGAAGATAAAGGACTGACAAATGATGTAGTTCATAGTATGCATATCACGACAGATAGTAGTCGGATGGGTCATTCTTCAGTTGCCATTGTTGAAAGCAATGAAGTAACTTGGAATAATACAAATGTCACTGATTTGGGAGGTGAAGTAGGGACAGATTTTATGgatatgattgattttagcGAGGTGGAGGACATGCATGGTGGTGATAATGGtactgaaagaaatgaagtgtcAGTGTACTCTGCCCCTCCTAATTTGGGGTGCTTGAACACAGCTGCCCAGTTGCCAAAAATGCGTTTAGGAGGAGAATCTGAACCCACTCGTCAACATTATTGGAGTCAAATGGGTGAACAAAATCGGTATAATGCAGTCGGtgtaaatgatgaagaagcatATTTGGACAGCGGGTTTTCACGAAGCGATTGGAATCCAAAAATTGCAGTTGGGCAAATTTTCTCTAGTAAGAAAGCATTGTTGACGGAGTTACGGTTGACGGCATTAAGAGGCCACTTTGAATTTAAGGTGCAATTCTCTTGCACTAAGAGGTTGCTTGTGGTTTGTTGTCAACGTCCATGCCCATGGCGGGTCCGAGCATCGAGAATTGGAGAATACAGCTTCATGATTGTGAGGTGTACAACTGTTCATGAATGTGATTTGAGGTTCGTAAGTGACAAGCATCGTCAAGCAACCGCAGCACTTGTAGCCACTTCACTTAAAAGGAAGTTGAAGGATTGTCGGACAATATACACACCAAGTGACATTATGAGAGATGTGAAATACAACTTTGGTTGCACCATCCATTATTCGAAAGCTTGGAAAGCAAGGGAGTTAGCTCTATTGTCCATTAGAGGATCAGCGGAGGAGGcatattatatccttccagctTATTGCTATGAATTGGAGCGTATGAATCCCGGCACAAAAACACACATCCGAACTGATGAGAACAATCactttgtgtatttatttatggcgGTTGGCGCATGTATTAGAGGGTTCCGTTCTTCCATGCGCCCAGTGATAGCCGTGGATGCCACTCATTTAAAATCCAAGTACAAGGGTGTTATGTTTGTAGCAAATGCATTCGATGGTAATCGAAATATATATCCTCTTGCTTTTGGGATCGGAGATTTGGAGACGGATGCATCATGGCATTGGTTTTTCACTAAACTTCATGAAGCCATTGGTGAGTGTCCCAATCTTGTTATTATTTCTGATCGCAATGTTAGCATAGAGAATGTGTGGAACCAAATTTTTCCAACTGCACAACATGGCATATGCTTTTATCATATGAAGGGGAACATGAAACGCACTTGCAAGTTGAAAAAGCGTGATCACATACTTATGCACTTTGAGAAGGCTGCGAAATCTTATTCCATTGCTGAATTTGATTGTCATTTTCAAAAGATAAAGCGAAAGGAACATGTTGCTCAATATCTTGAAGACGCAGGGTTACATAAGTGGTCTAGAGCTCACATGGATGGACGCCGGTACAATGTAAtgacaacaaatattgcggAGTCAATCAACTCAGTCCTTAGGTTTGCAAGAATGCTGCCAGTGGTTCATTTGATAGGGGAAATTGTTAATCTCCTTGTGAAATGGTTCACCGAACGTCGTGAGTTGGCTTTGAATTGCACAACAACATTGTGCCCcaattttggagagaagaagtTGAGGAACAGGTTGGAGGATGCGGCAAGGATGAATGTGGTTAAAGTTAATAATGCACAGTATAATGTTTTGGACGGTGATATGGACGGCCTCGTAGATTTGACGAACAACAGTTGTAGTTGTAGAAAGTTTCAGCTTGAGCAGCTACCTTGTAAGCATGTAGTTGCAGTTTGCCGCTTCTTGAAAGTAAGTGTATACGCAAAGGCTTCTCGGTATTACACTCGGAAAACCTGGATGGATGCTTATTCGGATAGCATCTACCCGGTACAACCTCACGGAATGTGGGATACTCCTGAAGATGTTCGAAGTCGAGTTGTGCTGCCTCCCATGGCAAGGGTCATGCCAGGCAGACGAAAGAAGTTAAGAATTCCCTCGCAAGGAGAGGGCACCATTAGAAGAAAGTGCTCAAGGTGCGGTTCCGCAGGGCACAATAAAAGCACATGTAAAAACAATATTCCATTGCGCAATGTATCTTAGACAATATGATTTGTGTTGCTTTAGTAGGTCATGTAAActctacttttatttgtggtgggtttcgtgttatgttgaatgggaattcttttaaatttgcattaTTTGGGTTGCATTGCTACAGCATGCTGTATTGCTGacagattgctattatattgACCTTTTATTGTACTGGTATTGCTTCCAGATTGCTATTATAATTTGAGTGCGAAATTAAAGGGACTGGAATGTAATTCCAAATGGATCCAAAACATTAAAGTGCTTAGAATTCCTATATTACACAGTTACTGTGATACTCCGActataccttctttttttattacaaattcgGCCGATGCATAGGCCAGATGTGGGGCAAATACAAGGTGAAATATCCTGTGTGTTTGACTACATATACTTGTTGAAGGAGCATTACGAATGTCAACCTCAATACATTGCTCATGTCTTGCCAAGAACACTCTTGAATTTATGCAATGTGCCCAAGCCAGGCCCAAAGCTGGACTCACCCGTCTGCCTGATGTGTCCAGGGACTCCAAGTTTCCCAACCTCACCCCATTCACTCCATCATGTGGCCCAATAAAATCCACCACTTGGTTGGTgacaaccaccaccaacccAAAC
This genomic interval carries:
- the LOC18777894 gene encoding COBRA-like protein 4 yields the protein MEIISKCISSAFLVSVMFLTIVSHAVAYDSFDPNGRINIKWDVLSWTPDGYVVTVTIINNQMYRHIKSPGWTLGWTWAKKEVIWSMVGAQATAQGDCSKFKANIPHSCKKTPTVVDLLPGVPMNQRFSDCCKSGVMASWGQDPSAAVSAFQLSVGHSGTSNKTVTPPKNFYLLGPGPGYTCSAATIVPPSVSFSPDGRRTTQAMMTWTLDCTYSQLLVSENPTCCVSLSSFYNPMITPCPSCACGCKDVNNNCINDPKDSRVLNKKALAKEDASMLQCTDHRCPIRVHWHVKANYREYWRVKITITNFNYLMNYTQWTLVAQHPNFNKLANVSSFVYKPLIHYGSINDTGMFYGIQNHSDLLMEVGPEGYVQTELLLGKDMKAFALDQGWAFPFKLYFNGDECKMPLPDIYPTLPNSAYANSISSSTLATTLLLSALLVFLCSCH
- the LOC109949107 gene encoding uncharacterized protein LOC109949107, yielding METIVILVCYNGKWVTSKKMCKYEGGDSKGLIVPRTIKFAELLDRVHQIGNTNSREDKVCLKFSVLVASNEWKHIKIEDDDDVNFFMKYNSEVTPSKLAPLLVSIEDKGLTNDVVHSMHITTDSSRMGHSSVAIVESNEVTWNNTNVTDLGGEVGTDFMDMIDFSEVEDMHGGDNGTERNEVSVYSAPPNLGCLNTAAQLPKMRLGGESEPTRQHYWSQMGEQNRYNAVGVNDEEAYLDSGFSRSDWNPKIAVGQIFSSKKALLTELRLTALRGHFEFKVQFSCTKRLLVVCCQRPCPWRVRASRIGEYSFMIVRCTTVHECDLRFVSDKHRQATAALVATSLKRKLKDCRTIYTPSDIMRDVKYNFGCTIHYSKAWKARELALLSIRGSAEEAYYILPAYCYELERMNPGTKTHIRTDENNHFVYLFMAVGACIRGFRSSMRPVIAVDATHLKSKYKGVMFVANAFDGNRNIYPLAFGIGDLETDASWHWFFTKLHEAIGECPNLVIISDRNVSIENVWNQIFPTAQHGICFYHMKGNMKRTCKLKKRDHILMHFEKAAKSYSIAEFDCHFQKIKRKEHVAQYLEDAGLHKWSRAHMDGRRYNVMTTNIAESINSVLRFARMLPVVHLIGEIVNLLVKWFTERRELALNCTTTLCPNFGEKKLRNRLEDAARMNVVKVNNAQYNVLDGDMDGLVDLTNNSCSCRKFQLEQLPCKHVVAVCRFLKVSVYAKASRYYTRKTWMDAYSDSIYPVQPHGMWDTPEDVRSRVVLPPMARVMPGRRKKLRIPSQGEGTIRRKCSRCGSAGHNKSTCKNNIPLRNVS